One segment of Clarias gariepinus isolate MV-2021 ecotype Netherlands chromosome 6, CGAR_prim_01v2, whole genome shotgun sequence DNA contains the following:
- the eif3d gene encoding eukaryotic translation initiation factor 3 subunit D, whose protein sequence is MAKFLAPVIQDNPSGWGPCAVPEKFKDMPYQPFSKGDRLGKVADWTGATYQDKRYTNKYSSQFGGGSQYAYFHEEDEASFQLVDTAKTQKSAYQRNRMRFAQRNLRRDKDRRNLTQFNLQTLPKSAKQKERDRMRLQKKFQKQFGVRQKWDQKSQAQLKPRDSSVEVRSDWEVKEEMDFPRLMKMRYMEVADPSDIECCGALEYYDKAFDRITTRNEKPLKSIKRIFHTVTTTDDPVIRKLAKTQGNVFATDAILATLMCCTRSVNSWDIIVQRVGNKLFFDKRDNSDFDLLTVSETANEPPQEEGNSLNSPRNLAMEATYINHNFSQQCLRMGGERHKFPNSNPFIEEDMDKSEVASVAYRYRRWKLGEDIDLIVRCEHDGVMTGANGELSFINIKALNEWDSRYCNGVDWRQKLDSQRGAVLATELKNNSYKLARWTCCALLAGSEYLKLGYVSRYHVKDSARHVILGTQQFKPNEFASQINLSMENAWGILRCVIDICRKLDEGKYLILKDPNKQVIRIYSLPDGTFSTDEDEDDEEDDEEEDDEDEEN, encoded by the exons ATGGCGAAGTTCCTGGCCCCAGTGATTCAGGATAACCCCTCGGGATGGGGTCCCTGCGCCGTTCCTGAGAAGTTCAAGGACATGCCCTACCAGCCGTTTAGCAAAGGGGACCGCCTGGGCAAG GTGGCAGATTGGACTGGAGCAACATACCAGGATAAAAGATACACAA ATAAATACTCATCCCAGTTCGGAGGAGGAAGTCAGTACGCTTATTTCCACGAGGAGGATGAAGCTAGCTTCCAGCTGGTGGACACAGCCAAAACCCAGAAATCGGCGTACCAGAGGAACCGCATGCGCTTTGCCCAG AGGAACCTTCGTCGTGATAAGGACCGCAGGAATCTCACGCAGTTCAACCTGCAGACTCTGCCGAAAAGTGCCAAGCAGAAGGAACGAGACCGCATGCGTCTGCAAAAGAAGTTCCAGAAGCAGTTTGGAGTTCGTCAGAAGTGGGACCAGAAGTCACAG GCTCAGCTGAAGCCCAGGGATTCATCAGTGGAAGTCCGGAGCGACTGGGAGGTCAAGGAAGAAATGGACTTCCCTCGCCTTATGAAGATGAGATACATGGAGGTGGCTGATCCTTCAGACAT TGAATGCTGCGGTGCCCTGGAGTACTACGATAAAGCTTTCGATCGCATCACCACCCGTAACGAGAAACCTCTGAAGAGCATTAAAAGGATCTTCCACACCGTCACCACCACTGATGACCCCGTCATCCGTAAG TTGGCTAAAACCCAGGGCAACGTCTTTGCCACCGATGCCATCCTGGCCACGCTGATGTGCTGCACACGCTCAGTAaactcctgggacatcatcgtGCAGCGTGTCGGAAACAAGCTCTTCTTCGACAAGAGAGACAACTCCGACTTTG ATCTGCTCACGGTCAGCGAAACCGCAAACGAGCCTCCTCAGGAGGAAGGCAACTCCCTGAACTCCCCTCGAAACCTGGCCATGGAGGCCACGTACATCAACCACAACTTCAGCCAGCAGTGCCTGCGCATG GGAGGAGAGAGGCACAAGTTCCCCAACTCAAACCCGTTCATAGAGGAGGATATGGATAAGAGCGAGGTGGCGTCTGTGGCGTACAG gTACCGGAGGTGGAAACTTGGTGAGGATATTGATCTGATTGTGCGCTGTGAACATGATGGTGTGATGACTGGAGCAAACGGAGAACTCTCGTTTATCAACATCAAAGCTCTCAACGAGTGGGACTCACGG TATTGTAACGGAGTGGACTGGCGTCAGAAACTGGACTCTCAGAGAGGAGCCGTGTTGGCCACAGAGCTGAAGAACAACAGCTACAAACTGGCACGCTGGACCTGCTGCGCTCTGCTGGCCGGCTCGGAGTACCTTAAGCTGGG TTATGTGTCCCGCTACCATGTGAAGGACTCTGCACGTCATGTGATCCTGGGCACACAGCAGTTCAAGCCCAACGAGTTTGCAAGCCAGATCAACCTGAGCATGGAGAACGCGTGGGGTATATTGCGCTGCGTCATCGACATCTGCCGCAAACTGGACGAGGGCAAATACCTCATCCTCAAAGACCCCAACAAG